From one Lycium barbarum isolate Lr01 chromosome 6, ASM1917538v2, whole genome shotgun sequence genomic stretch:
- the LOC132643738 gene encoding uncharacterized protein LOC132643738 — MLNVSPLSQQNVNPLSPPLSPRPPPPRQHHHHPPPPPKSVHFAPKMTTSESKHSNHDKNNDKNHDKSHGKSKKKANWGKKLEFMFVGVVGVLQTGEPNSLLVAKTVTMVVDRKEILVVEE, encoded by the exons ATGCTAAATGTGAGTCCCTTATCTCAGCAAAATGTGAATCCTTTATCACCACCATTATCACCACGGCCACCACCGCCACGTCAGCACCATCACCATCCACCACCACCTCCAAAATCTGTGCATTTTGCTCCGAAAATGACAACTTCGGAGAGTAAACACTCTAATCACGATAAAAACAACGATAAAAATCACGATAAATCTCATGGGAAATCGAAAAAGAAGGCAAATTGGGGGAAGAAACTAGAATTTatgtttgttggtgttgttggggtCTTGCAG ACAGGAGAACCCAATTCATTATTGGTAGCGAAAACGGTGACAATGGTGGTGGATAGGAaggaaattttagtggtggaagaataa